A stretch of Methanococcus voltae PS DNA encodes these proteins:
- a CDS encoding 30S ribosomal protein S27e yields the protein MELIPRPKSRFLKVQCTDCNNQQVLFGCPSTVVKCTACGKTIAEPKASKGSIKAKILEVLQ from the coding sequence ATGGAATTAATACCAAGACCAAAAAGCAGATTTTTAAAAGTACAATGTACAGATTGCAACAACCAACAAGTTTTATTTGGTTGCCCATCAACAGTTGTTAAATGTACAGCATGCGGTAAAACAATTGCAGAACCTAAAGCTTCAAAAGGTTCAATAAAAGCTAAAATACTCGAAGTATTACAATAA
- a CDS encoding 50S ribosomal protein L44e → MKMKKKIKRYCPYCKKHTVHTVERAKKRKASELRRGQRLFRRVTAGYGGYPRPLPGGAKPIKKLDLRYKCAECGKMHTRSNGGFRARMFELVE, encoded by the coding sequence ATGAAAATGAAAAAGAAAATTAAAAGATATTGTCCATACTGTAAAAAACACACCGTTCATACAGTAGAAAGAGCTAAAAAGAGAAAAGCAAGTGAATTGAGAAGAGGTCAAAGGTTATTCAGAAGAGTAACTGCAGGTTACGGGGGTTACCCAAGACCATTACCTGGTGGAGCAAAACCAATTAAAAAATTGGATTTAAGATACAAATGTGCAGAATGTGGAAAAATGCACACAAGAAGCAACGGTGGATTCAGAGCTAGAATGTTTGAATTAGTTGAATAA
- a CDS encoding DNA replication complex GINS family protein: MYNKAKNAFFDEIASPKLLKISESLYSDIKQYVESISKKDNINDLDVKKINRVKYYSSSLLKVRLYKIIILNENPELLIEDEKEIYKIINNLIDTTLCSDNSDFLTNFENIIDASVKNYDPNSAKSMQIKVKNTALQDDSVSNGSNELSRNLKENLEKLTENFEKNELKKDYSSNLDSDFQDNVFKNIDDEIPKVINTERDIHIVRVNHKFPYFTDGNCVYGLNKNDLISLDGRFSKILEKHKIVEQVTIYENEKEN, encoded by the coding sequence ATGTATAATAAAGCTAAAAATGCTTTTTTTGATGAAATAGCATCTCCAAAATTGCTTAAAATATCAGAAAGTCTTTATTCAGATATTAAACAATATGTGGAAAGCATTTCTAAAAAAGATAATATCAACGATTTAGATGTAAAAAAAATCAATCGTGTAAAATACTATTCGTCTTCGTTATTAAAGGTAAGATTATATAAAATTATTATTTTAAATGAAAACCCTGAATTATTAATTGAAGATGAAAAGGAAATTTATAAGATTATTAACAATCTTATAGATACCACTTTATGTAGTGACAACTCTGATTTTTTAACCAACTTTGAAAATATTATAGATGCTTCTGTTAAAAATTATGACCCAAATAGTGCAAAAAGTATGCAAATTAAGGTCAAAAATACCGCATTGCAAGATGATAGTGTATCAAATGGTTCTAACGAGTTATCCAGAAATTTAAAAGAAAATTTAGAAAAATTAACTGAAAATTTTGAAAAAAATGAACTTAAAAAGGATTATTCTTCAAATTTAGACTCTGATTTTCAAGATAATGTTTTTAAAAATATAGATGATGAAATACCAAAAGTTATAAATACTGAAAGAGATATTCATATTGTAAGAGTCAATCACAAGTTTCCATATTTTACAGATGGAAATTGTGTTTATGGTTTAAATAAAAATGATTTAATTTCTTTAGATGGGAGATTTTCAAAAATTTTAGAGAAACACAAAATAGTGGAACAGGTGACTATTTATGAAAATGAAAAAGAAAATTAA
- a CDS encoding DNA polymerase sliding clamp has product MFKAVCDAKDFKKIINATSNLVDEICFEVDEEGIKASAMDPSHVALVSLNIPKTVFSEYISGIHDLGIDLEALKKIMARSKSNDTIIMEYDEEKNKLLTTFKNNVTRNFSMALYDISSNNLKVPDIEYPNKVSIKAGAFVEALKDSELVNDHIILSVNSSDNQFVISSKGDLNYSETIFSLSKSETEVVSSEENEGAVESEEVINNVMVEYKVLENSKSTFNLAYLKDITKSTASEDILDIYLGEDMPVKVEYNIGGAKLVFLLAPRIES; this is encoded by the coding sequence ATGTTTAAAGCAGTTTGTGATGCAAAAGACTTCAAAAAAATAATCAATGCTACAAGTAACTTAGTAGATGAAATATGTTTCGAAGTAGATGAAGAAGGAATTAAGGCAAGTGCTATGGACCCTTCACACGTGGCTTTAGTCAGTTTAAACATTCCTAAAACCGTATTTTCAGAGTACATTAGTGGAATACACGATTTAGGTATAGACTTAGAGGCCTTAAAAAAGATAATGGCAAGGTCTAAAAGTAATGATACAATAATTATGGAATATGATGAAGAAAAAAATAAATTGCTTACTACGTTTAAAAACAATGTTACAAGAAACTTCTCAATGGCGTTGTACGACATTTCATCAAATAATTTAAAAGTTCCAGACATAGAGTACCCAAACAAAGTATCTATCAAAGCAGGTGCATTTGTAGAAGCTTTAAAGGACTCAGAATTGGTAAACGACCATATTATCTTAAGCGTTAATTCAAGTGATAATCAATTTGTAATATCTTCAAAAGGAGATTTAAACTACAGCGAAACAATATTCTCACTTTCAAAATCGGAAACAGAAGTTGTAAGTTCAGAAGAGAATGAAGGAGCTGTGGAAAGCGAAGAAGTTATAAACAATGTAATGGTTGAATATAAAGTATTGGAAAACTCAAAGAGTACTTTCAATCTTGCATACTTAAAAGATATAACAAAGTCTACTGCATCAGAAGATATTTTAGACATATACTTAGGCGAAGATATGCCTGTTAAAGTAGAATATAATATTGGTGGCGCTAAATTAGTATTTTTACTTGCACCAAGAATTGAATCTTAA
- a CDS encoding selenium metabolism-associated LysR family transcriptional regulator, translating to MDPKISYFQTFLHAAKTKSFSKAAKRLGVTQGTVSNHISVLEKFFDAQLFLRTPEGVDLTVEGTILLENAEKVLEFINNSKQQMKMLHENPEGIIRIAASTTPGEYLIPSIIKEYKKEYKDVNFEIQITDSEKCFKLLEERNVDIIAVGNIYDKNYDNIVIGKDRLVLVVPNDHSLAKKPIAKLSDVLKEDYVDREVGSGTREILIDALNKKGYSMMDLHTVMSLGSTSSIITAVSEGYGVSIISEIPAKKSAEAGFLKIVPIEDLDLTRYLYLVRGKRPKNPSAIKSFWDFVKGD from the coding sequence ATGGACCCAAAAATAAGTTACTTTCAAACTTTTCTACATGCTGCAAAAACTAAAAGCTTCTCAAAAGCCGCTAAAAGATTAGGCGTTACGCAAGGTACCGTTAGTAATCATATATCCGTGCTTGAAAAGTTTTTTGATGCGCAATTATTTTTAAGAACTCCCGAAGGGGTTGATTTAACCGTTGAAGGAACTATATTATTAGAAAATGCGGAAAAAGTTTTAGAATTCATTAATAACTCAAAACAGCAAATGAAAATGTTACATGAAAACCCTGAAGGTATTATTAGGATTGCTGCAAGTACCACACCAGGTGAATACTTAATACCAAGTATTATAAAAGAGTATAAAAAAGAATACAAAGACGTTAACTTTGAAATTCAAATTACAGACTCAGAAAAATGTTTCAAATTGCTCGAGGAAAGAAACGTTGATATTATCGCAGTTGGAAACATATATGATAAGAATTACGATAACATCGTTATAGGAAAAGATAGGTTAGTTTTAGTAGTGCCTAATGACCATTCCTTAGCTAAAAAACCAATCGCAAAATTATCCGATGTATTAAAAGAAGATTACGTCGATAGGGAAGTTGGTTCAGGAACTCGTGAAATACTAATAGATGCATTGAATAAAAAAGGATATTCAATGATGGATTTACATACAGTTATGAGTTTAGGAAGTACGTCATCTATTATCACGGCTGTTTCCGAAGGTTACGGAGTAAGTATTATTTCAGAAATTCCTGCGAAAAAATCAGCAGAAGCTGGCTTTTTAAAAATAGTTCCAATAGAAGACTTAGACCTTACAAGATACTTGTACTTAGTTAGAGGTAAAAGACCTAAAAACCCTAGTGCTATAAAATCATTCTGGGATTTTGTAAAAGGAGATTAA
- a CDS encoding methyltransferase domain-containing protein, which translates to MDRFDYTSDLEDGKMNTEVGYYNDISIIEEEEYMKNFRCMDYAVEYLNNELLGTFFRQGLKFGIYKIIDLHMPTKENLLSMLEYPNKDFILKYVNTAVSLGLIRENYDDNTLELNNEFKYSSIHPKYQDLMDDYIAQYDFRTSLFQYALIGYNHPEILLNFKKDADIWDMLLNTEFMDITRTAAFEVLDIKKGDYILDVGCGSRSPLYFSSKVAPNGQYMGVDISKKLIKMAESRLERNGIECAKLKTLDFSETIPKTKYDSVICTHTLSYAKSPRLFLRKMMDSLKKNGKLIIIEEFFKDSANVSIELFEFYQSLNKYFIGYLSRSEIIDTLELLGYGFKYKFLGNCGLLIEKIN; encoded by the coding sequence ATGGATAGATTTGATTATACAAGCGATTTAGAAGATGGTAAGATGAATACAGAAGTTGGGTACTATAACGATATTTCAATAATAGAGGAAGAAGAATACATGAAGAATTTTAGATGCATGGATTATGCAGTAGAATATCTAAATAATGAATTATTGGGCACATTTTTTAGGCAAGGTTTAAAATTCGGAATATACAAAATAATAGACTTACATATGCCTACAAAAGAAAATTTGCTTTCCATGCTAGAATATCCAAATAAAGATTTTATATTGAAATATGTAAATACCGCAGTTAGTTTAGGGCTTATCAGAGAGAATTACGATGATAATACCTTAGAATTAAATAATGAATTTAAGTATTCATCTATTCACCCAAAATACCAAGATTTAATGGATGATTATATTGCACAATACGACTTCAGAACAAGTCTATTTCAATATGCTTTAATAGGTTATAATCATCCTGAGATACTATTAAACTTTAAAAAAGATGCAGATATATGGGATATGTTATTAAATACTGAATTTATGGATATAACAAGAACTGCAGCTTTTGAAGTATTAGATATCAAAAAAGGAGATTATATCTTAGATGTAGGTTGTGGTTCTCGCTCTCCATTATACTTTAGCTCAAAAGTAGCACCAAATGGTCAATACATGGGTGTAGATATATCTAAAAAGCTAATTAAAATGGCAGAAAGTAGATTAGAACGAAATGGAATCGAATGTGCAAAATTAAAAACATTAGATTTTAGCGAAACCATACCTAAAACTAAATACGACAGCGTAATTTGTACACATACACTTAGTTATGCAAAATCTCCAAGATTATTCTTGAGAAAAATGATGGATTCATTAAAAAAGAATGGAAAATTAATAATAATTGAAGAATTCTTTAAAGATTCAGCAAATGTTAGCATAGAATTATTTGAATTCTACCAAAGCTTAAATAAATACTTTATAGGGTATTTATCAAGGTCTGAAATTATAGATACCTTGGAATTATTAGGTTATGGATTCAAATATAAATTCTTGGGAAATTGCGGATTATTAATTGAAAAAATTAATTAA
- a CDS encoding helix-turn-helix domain-containing protein: MMFINPTIIRSLNKSKLRKRIVYFLYDVHPHGTYLSELSRRVKSDPSNVLGCLKGMGNRYNGSSSLIELGLVSCDGREGMKIYQMTEYGKTVVEYLKDYDSSDKW; this comes from the coding sequence ATGATGTTTATAAATCCTACAATTATTAGGTCTTTAAACAAGAGTAAACTTCGAAAAAGAATAGTGTATTTCCTATATGATGTTCATCCGCACGGGACTTACTTATCTGAATTATCTCGAAGAGTTAAATCAGATCCGAGTAACGTATTAGGTTGCTTAAAAGGTATGGGAAATCGGTACAATGGCAGTTCTTCGCTTATTGAATTAGGTTTAGTATCTTGCGATGGAAGAGAAGGTATGAAAATATATCAAATGACGGAATATGGAAAGACTGTTGTAGAATATTTAAAAGATTATGATTCTTCTGATAAATGGTGA
- a CDS encoding NAD(P)-binding protein, whose product MKIGIIGAGLGGLFSAAILSKKHDVTIYEKLPYIGGRFTNLDYKGYQLTTGALHMIPHGANGFFGQLVQESNCGAKIINSNPDGLFRINNTNYGFEELKKLVSFKDKLKALKMLADLKLGTVDKDISFGTFLEGISIAEKVGNSFSGWALSLSSYETPMDEVMAISKYYHKFGGPGIPLGGCKGIIDALEQVILQNGGIIHKNYIVDKVYIPENYQEKCTINDENEFDIIISNASPIITQKISNLNFINKNKMPIPSKGIKVSIGSRNKLITHNGVVFTTEAERLNGFNQPSNVDKSLAKEGHNLIMAHATQIKNNINDEIDLVLEDIDNLFSEEFTGHKKEDYKILAIQTYRDECPVNHASNGTDLKPVVNDKLYLVGDGVKGKGGIEVEGVSLSVIEVLNHINKL is encoded by the coding sequence ATGAAAATAGGGATTATTGGAGCTGGATTAGGGGGTTTATTTAGTGCAGCAATATTATCAAAAAAACATGATGTAACAATTTACGAGAAACTTCCATATATTGGAGGTAGATTTACAAATTTAGACTATAAAGGCTATCAATTAACAACAGGCGCCCTGCACATGATACCTCATGGTGCAAATGGTTTTTTCGGACAGTTGGTTCAAGAGTCAAACTGCGGTGCAAAAATAATCAATTCAAATCCCGATGGACTTTTTAGGATTAATAATACAAATTATGGTTTTGAAGAGCTGAAAAAACTTGTAAGCTTTAAGGATAAATTAAAAGCTTTAAAAATGTTAGCAGATTTAAAATTAGGTACTGTCGATAAAGACATTTCATTTGGTACCTTTTTAGAAGGGATATCAATAGCTGAAAAAGTAGGTAATTCATTTTCAGGCTGGGCTTTAAGCTTATCGTCATACGAAACTCCAATGGACGAAGTTATGGCAATAAGCAAATACTACCATAAATTTGGAGGTCCCGGTATCCCATTAGGTGGCTGTAAAGGCATAATTGATGCTTTAGAGCAAGTTATCTTACAAAATGGAGGAATAATCCATAAAAATTACATTGTTGATAAAGTATACATTCCTGAAAATTACCAAGAAAAATGTACAATAAATGACGAAAATGAATTTGATATAATAATAAGCAATGCTTCACCAATCATAACCCAAAAAATTAGTAATTTAAACTTTATTAATAAAAATAAAATGCCAATACCATCTAAAGGTATCAAAGTTAGTATTGGTTCTAGAAATAAGTTAATAACTCATAATGGTGTAGTATTTACTACCGAAGCAGAACGATTGAATGGATTTAATCAACCGTCGAATGTAGATAAATCATTAGCTAAAGAAGGGCATAATTTAATAATGGCACATGCTACTCAGATAAAAAATAACATAAACGATGAAATAGATTTAGTTTTGGAAGATATTGATAACTTATTTTCTGAAGAATTTACCGGACATAAAAAAGAAGATTATAAGATACTTGCAATACAAACATATCGTGATGAGTGCCCAGTTAACCATGCCTCCAATGGGACAGATTTAAAACCAGTTGTTAATGATAAATTATACTTAGTTGGTGACGGGGTAAAAGGAAAAGGTGGTATTGAAGTAGAAGGCGTGTCATTAAGTGTTATTGAAGTTTTAAATCACATTAATAAATTATAA
- the wtpA gene encoding tungstate ABC transporter substrate-binding protein WtpA yields the protein MNKKSLLLTSILGIFLVLAFSGCTDQQTPADSTDSEKIEGVVKIFHAGSLAVPFEEYEKAFEEKYPDTDVQRESAGSVACVRNIVELNKKADVLGSADYSLIPKMMYPDYADWYLMIAKNEIVIAYTNKSKFTNEITSDNWYEIFQKDGVKYGFSSANDDPCGYRTQMVIKLAEKTYNDNTIYENLIKKNSNFNVEEKDGSFVVKSPAEITVNTDKIFMRSKEVDLLGPLESGAYDYLFIYKSVANQHNLEYVELPDEINLGAYDQAENYARASILIESQNKTIAAAPIVYGVTVPTNAENKAAGVAFVKFVLENPQIFENAGQPVIKPAIGNGNVPAEYDGLVEMAA from the coding sequence TTGAATAAAAAGTCCCTTTTATTAACTTCAATCTTAGGGATTTTTCTTGTATTAGCTTTTAGTGGCTGTACGGACCAGCAAACACCTGCTGACAGTACAGATTCTGAAAAAATAGAAGGCGTTGTTAAAATATTCCACGCAGGAAGTTTAGCAGTTCCTTTTGAAGAATATGAAAAAGCTTTTGAAGAAAAATACCCCGATACAGATGTTCAAAGAGAATCAGCAGGCAGTGTTGCATGTGTTAGAAATATTGTAGAATTAAATAAAAAAGCTGATGTGTTAGGTTCAGCAGACTATTCATTAATACCTAAAATGATGTATCCTGATTACGCAGACTGGTACTTAATGATAGCTAAAAATGAAATTGTTATAGCATACACTAACAAAAGTAAATTTACCAATGAAATAACTTCTGACAACTGGTATGAAATATTCCAAAAAGATGGAGTTAAATACGGTTTCTCAAGTGCTAACGATGATCCATGTGGTTACAGAACCCAAATGGTTATTAAATTAGCTGAAAAAACATACAATGACAATACAATATACGAAAATTTAATTAAGAAAAATTCAAACTTCAACGTTGAAGAAAAAGACGGTAGCTTTGTAGTTAAAAGCCCTGCTGAAATAACAGTTAATACCGACAAAATCTTCATGAGAAGTAAAGAAGTAGATTTATTAGGCCCTCTTGAATCAGGTGCTTACGACTACTTATTCATATACAAGAGTGTTGCAAACCAACACAATTTAGAATATGTTGAATTACCTGACGAAATCAACCTAGGTGCTTACGACCAAGCTGAAAACTACGCTAGAGCAAGTATCTTAATTGAAAGTCAAAACAAAACAATTGCTGCTGCACCAATCGTATACGGTGTTACAGTACCTACAAATGCAGAAAATAAAGCTGCAGGTGTAGCATTTGTTAAATTCGTTCTCGAAAACCCACAAATATTTGAAAATGCAGGACAACCTGTTATTAAACCAGCAATTGGAAACGGAAATGTTCCAGCGGAATACGACGGTTTAGTTGAAATGGCTGCATAA
- the pdxT gene encoding pyridoxal 5'-phosphate synthase glutaminase subunit PdxT: MTTTKKIGILGIQGDVEEHIDSILKLGYEAIRVRTISELEGIDALIIPGGESTTMGKIMDKYGFIDKIRELNLKKNIPILGTCAGMVLLSKETGIDQPLLKLMDVSIDRNAYGGQVESFEKEIELDGNVVHAVFIRAPLVKELMSDEISVISKNENRIVGIIQNNCMAISFHPELSENGIIVYKYFFDKFLK, encoded by the coding sequence ATGACTACAACTAAAAAAATAGGAATTTTAGGAATACAAGGCGATGTAGAAGAACATATTGATTCAATTTTAAAATTGGGTTATGAAGCTATAAGAGTGAGAACTATTTCAGAGCTAGAGGGTATTGATGCTTTAATAATCCCCGGTGGTGAAAGTACCACAATGGGTAAAATAATGGATAAATATGGATTCATCGATAAAATAAGAGAACTTAATCTTAAAAAAAATATTCCAATATTAGGGACTTGTGCAGGGATGGTTCTTTTATCCAAAGAAACAGGCATTGACCAACCTCTTTTAAAATTAATGGATGTTTCAATCGATAGAAATGCTTATGGCGGTCAGGTTGAAAGTTTTGAAAAAGAGATAGAACTAGATGGAAATGTGGTTCATGCCGTATTTATAAGAGCCCCCCTTGTAAAAGAATTAATGAGTGACGAGATATCCGTAATTTCTAAAAATGAAAATAGAATTGTAGGAATTATCCAAAATAACTGTATGGCAATTTCATTCCACCCTGAATTATCAGAAAATGGAATTATTGTTTACAAATATTTCTTTGATAAGTTTTTGAAATAA
- a CDS encoding bis-aminopropyl spermidine synthase family protein, giving the protein MNVIGKMGKRNTQKAKKNTKENDDDSASNKEFKILIRRIVQKTKIAEGELAIYDILRCIYRNQPISTKKIGQYTKLPLPIVSKVRTMLEGDKILKRDDKGAHYTKEGFIFVEKNLGLSLKHDLKCPMCKGKTVVFDDKFEKIYKRHKEIAKERPSVNTLIDQSFATPETATYRATIMADRGDLEGKRVLFVGDDDLTSIPVAMSGLCKEIVVADIDERLLDMIKYFSKQNKLNIKTIKHDFRNGLPKHLVDKFDVVFTDPPYTLEGVKLFMNRGIEALGSDGVLYLAVSHKPIDEHIQLQKNILAMNFLIAEMLPGFNFYEGTEIIGNTTFLARLVGKNLVKLEEKSDKIYTGQVKPVLRYYKCQKCGKIYEIGGKIKRIEDLTCDCKGNKFYMIKRSKLKD; this is encoded by the coding sequence TTGAATGTAATAGGAAAAATGGGTAAAAGAAATACTCAAAAGGCTAAAAAAAATACGAAAGAAAATGATGATGATTCAGCATCTAATAAAGAATTTAAAATACTAATAAGAAGAATAGTTCAAAAAACGAAAATAGCTGAAGGAGAATTGGCAATTTATGATATATTAAGATGTATATACCGTAATCAACCAATATCTACAAAGAAAATAGGGCAATATACTAAATTACCACTTCCAATAGTTTCAAAAGTTAGAACGATGTTGGAAGGGGATAAAATATTAAAAAGAGACGATAAGGGAGCCCATTACACAAAAGAAGGTTTTATTTTTGTTGAAAAAAACTTAGGTTTATCTTTAAAGCACGACTTAAAATGTCCGATGTGTAAGGGTAAAACTGTAGTCTTTGACGACAAGTTTGAAAAGATATACAAAAGACATAAAGAAATAGCTAAAGAAAGACCTTCTGTAAATACATTAATTGACCAATCATTTGCTACACCCGAAACTGCTACGTATAGAGCTACCATAATGGCAGATAGGGGTGATTTAGAAGGTAAGAGAGTTTTATTTGTTGGTGACGATGATTTAACATCTATTCCTGTGGCTATGAGTGGTTTATGTAAGGAAATTGTGGTTGCAGATATTGACGAAAGATTATTAGATATGATAAAATACTTCTCAAAGCAGAATAAACTTAATATAAAGACTATAAAACACGACTTCAGAAATGGTTTACCTAAACACTTAGTTGATAAGTTCGACGTAGTATTTACCGACCCTCCATATACCTTGGAAGGTGTAAAATTGTTTATGAATCGAGGTATTGAAGCTTTAGGTTCAGATGGCGTTTTATATTTGGCGGTTTCTCATAAGCCTATTGATGAACATATACAACTACAAAAAAACATACTAGCTATGAACTTTTTAATAGCTGAAATGTTACCTGGTTTTAATTTTTATGAAGGTACTGAAATCATAGGAAATACAACATTCTTAGCAAGACTAGTTGGTAAAAACCTTGTAAAATTGGAAGAAAAAAGTGATAAGATATATACTGGACAGGTAAAACCTGTTTTAAGGTATTATAAATGTCAAAAATGTGGAAAAATTTATGAAATCGGAGGTAAAATTAAAAGAATAGAAGATTTAACCTGTGATTGCAAGGGTAATAAATTCTACATGATTAAAAGAAGTAAATTAAAAGATTAA
- a CDS encoding 30S ribosomal protein S8e — protein sequence MAVWQGRSGRKSTGAKLRRIVKKHKREMGNSPVETHLTDSVKIKILRGRGGSKKVKLERTNYANVFDQESKVCKKVTITNVIDNVANKHYIRRNVVTKGAIVETEMGKAKVTSRPGQDGIVNAILIKE from the coding sequence ATGGCAGTATGGCAAGGAAGAAGCGGTAGAAAATCTACTGGTGCAAAATTAAGAAGAATTGTTAAAAAACATAAAAGAGAAATGGGTAACTCACCTGTAGAAACCCACTTAACCGATTCAGTTAAAATTAAAATATTAAGAGGAAGAGGCGGAAGCAAAAAAGTTAAATTAGAAAGAACAAACTACGCTAACGTTTTCGACCAAGAATCAAAAGTATGTAAAAAAGTTACAATTACAAACGTAATTGATAACGTAGCAAACAAACACTACATCAGAAGAAACGTGGTTACAAAAGGAGCTATCGTTGAAACCGAAATGGGTAAAGCTAAAGTTACCTCAAGACCTGGTCAAGATGGTATTGTAAATGCTATTTTAATCAAAGAATAA
- the pyrB gene encoding aspartate carbamoyltransferase gives MDHLISTRDINKNEISNILKIAEEMENLLEEKKPCEFMKGKLLATLFYEPSTRTRLSFETAMKRLGGNVIGFTDAKSTSVTKGETLRDTISVIGGYADLIVIRHPYEGASRLASECSKIPVINAGDGSNQHPTQTLLDLYTIKREIGKIDNLNIAFIGDLKYGRTVHSLCQALSLFENVNIRLISPKELKMPQEIIEDIKSKVSLEEMEEMDLENIDCIYMTRIQKERFPDPNEYHKVKGIYKLNKSQVENKKVIVMHPLPRVDEIEQELDSLEQSVYFKQSFYGIPVRMAILKLLYKSNNQ, from the coding sequence ATGGACCATTTAATTTCTACAAGAGATATAAATAAAAATGAAATAAGTAATATTTTAAAAATTGCCGAAGAAATGGAAAATTTACTTGAAGAGAAAAAACCTTGTGAATTTATGAAGGGAAAACTTTTAGCAACTTTATTTTACGAACCATCCACGAGAACAAGATTATCTTTTGAAACTGCTATGAAAAGGCTCGGAGGAAATGTAATAGGTTTTACAGATGCTAAAAGTACCTCAGTTACCAAGGGGGAGACTTTAAGAGATACTATATCTGTAATCGGAGGATATGCCGATTTAATAGTTATAAGACACCCTTATGAAGGAGCTTCAAGACTTGCGAGTGAGTGCTCAAAAATTCCAGTTATAAACGCAGGAGATGGCTCTAATCAACACCCTACACAGACTCTTTTAGATTTATACACGATAAAACGTGAAATTGGAAAAATAGATAATTTAAATATTGCTTTTATCGGTGATTTAAAATACGGTAGAACCGTGCATTCATTATGTCAAGCTTTATCATTGTTTGAAAACGTAAATATTAGATTAATATCGCCAAAAGAATTAAAAATGCCTCAAGAAATAATAGAAGACATTAAATCAAAAGTATCACTTGAAGAAATGGAAGAAATGGACTTAGAAAATATTGATTGTATTTATATGACTAGAATCCAAAAAGAGAGATTTCCAGACCCTAATGAATATCACAAAGTTAAAGGAATATATAAATTAAACAAATCCCAAGTTGAAAATAAAAAAGTTATTGTAATGCACCCTTTGCCCCGTGTTGATGAAATAGAACAGGAATTAGATTCATTAGAACAATCCGTATATTTTAAACAGTCTTTTTATGGAATACCTGTTAGAATGGCAATATTAAAATTATTATATAAATCCAATAATCAATAA